A DNA window from Mobula hypostoma chromosome 3, sMobHyp1.1, whole genome shotgun sequence contains the following coding sequences:
- the LOC134344125 gene encoding uncharacterized protein LOC134344125: protein MQFKWLRILLPKMERFSQKESVACNTDVSMKCGTGRKQTARKAVVMKTLLDPAQQKAKQNPVMSERGIESSDRRKAYGKQITEMLMFCVKCKDVQKFSFAELKEHCQQKHPDDKPMFVCSKCGFTVDDVERMNVHAISHKVDSPLSTGPGNGKEGQSSRVEGKQHKTRHLKPDTLYCNKCRFSTKDPLQFQKHTLRHDEIQYKCGRCDHVCYTRGEFQRHSVQHTGTFPFKCRYCDYGAVRKDYVVKHTKGVHRDIVKNGGSVLVLPMRKGHKKAFPKPYNGLKGKQTTTSQNENSAGMILNDQMADSVNMAPNLQETSCQLQDLDIAVLPQADITVSGENKCSDKTVQYVKRSNCFPTDARRIRLQVLANSKHIVQPGTPLTLVTPAQVVIPSNCLAQLIEIKSVNGKQQLVFKLIPQASATACPVLGSDASGIASFSSQEMEQDMNIKLASRQKSSMSNNSPTFLPKNIDHNLLPHFDHLKEDFDADQNGMVMNTKTIYSTSHILDDKTRSSSTLEFRNKSNPKWKQKVITDQLQVGESVTTDSTWASQQNGFVSPNILGKAVHCVLDGKTIVPNLNLDTQEIITQVDNESLTFSGSKEMQKSKSPYLTNEVATGKGQESVSNGEQTFPSRFNNTCLEVTSINKTFEKPFVQLPKVVHVLPKPEVCLCDNQLMGSGCKTAIRSVESLPVNGTETSTQLCIKSFSASPDTSTTTQVQVSSASSRNVTSSSSQNHGLQVASNFLPVQPRLVSKDTNHAEHLICQGTEIVNKQPINEPFKSGFENQNMCCTAVQNFRNISTSYLLPPDSNEVCHIDSSLHTLKKCEKNRKMPDMLLNSLEHRETIANDINKSGHNNQILVTKTHKDLQEKTNCPSSAGVSINMFTSRSTSSLAVMSKVHDDNELGKKGFLSINPDAHYSQDTLQGITVNADLSDFGSHHDLEGNKSTEDHLVDTQWPIISSVFSLSSSTDIPDIQWDNDQDSPSFASAQILKPNLCPLIQADCTNPSNMFEERKSNKECQISEQSHHKNPEHVSKSGDVCLSTTAVRSVESRNQFKLSRDKNLCLSLLPPVSPIGIEDSSAHRFEQFDDDVHMTQDAHGLYSGEFSLNQTSSNVCLGQSPTSCNNTIVEHSTHVNSFVQIKQLIITPSSTENSTTSLTQNQQTKLVSSPKLNVLNLSPDGISIQSKSLPNIPLSERFGKPSVLHNISGNFLLSPSPSGETNVLEEHVQHQVGLAKVCEPNGSSSDGVSFYQNICHFSDEVQKDVPITSAVMSSVNLCHQLSSDNKDSLFSSSTNLKNVNSAHDAENHEQVPHNLGQTPQLPPTKLQNVSLSVLFPAGNQSNHTKVQLKPLSNSSRTHSVLPTSINQGHCAIPVDASNQTKCVNHLVNSQNTDEIRNNKPNCLWEGGSRSAIMGQNVLNPLPHLQTMPEIPSLCTTAFPVHSMEPQINPESTPPPHHQMKDTDCTRHEATYKVVPSGIVLRVLNAAEESKQKASAVRCEVVNQSQKLSEFSSLVSESTARNSDMQAPLVTKKCKEPNSLSNSSPKAKQTYRSCNMSSVLIDKPNVCNTTTIKLVARQKSQQLKDSEELPLKRKCTRKGKTDQVQHLKNVEKKNNLVPIATDTCESLKTARKLRLKPFNDSQLVKCPRRNQPVVVLNHPDVDVQEVTNVMQTIGKYRGHVLKVVLSERTVISLNLKKKQQRQEIANQSILHDKWQNCKVVSPVKERLMLKMKLKKIHKNNYQIVNNTQNEHLQFKFHCWFCGRMFCDQEEWIAHGQRHLMEATRDWNDVATIQETTGNGTEVLNAERKSNP, encoded by the coding sequence ATGCAATTTAAATGGTTAAGAATACTGCTGCCAAAAATGGAAAGATTTTCACAGAAGGAAAGTGTTGCTTGTAATACAGATGTCTCAATGAAGTGTGGTACTGGAAGAAAGCAGACTGCAAGAAAGGCTGTAGTAATGAAGACTCTTCTTGATCCTGCACAGCAAAAGGCTAAACAGAACCCTGTAATGAGTGAAAGGGGAATAGAAAGTTCTGATCGTAGGAAAGCATATGGAAAACAGATTACTGAAATGTTAATGTTTTGTGTTAAGTGTAAAGATGTTCAGAAGTTCAGCTTTGCAGAACTCAAGGAACACTGTCAACAGAAACACCCTGATGATAAACCCATGTTTGTCTGTAGCAAATGTGGTTTCACCGTGGATGATGTGGAACGAATGAATGTGCATGCAATTTCACATAAAGTAGACAGTCCTTTAAGCACAGGTCCTGGTAATGGCAAGGAAGGTCAATCCTCGCGTGTAGAGGGAAAACAACATAAAACCAGACATTTAAAGCCAGATACATTGTACTGTAATAAATGCAGGTTTTCAACAAAAGATCCACTTCAGTTTCAAAAACACACGCTAAGGCATGATGAAATTCAGTATAAGTGTGGACGATGTGATCATGTTTGTTACACAAGGGGAGAATTCCAACGTCACTCTGTACAACATACTGGAACGTTTCCCTTTAaatgtaggtattgtgattatgGTGCAGTACGAAAGGATTATGTTGTGAAACATACCAAGGGAGTGCATAGAGACATTGTAAAAAATGGTGGATCTGTCCTCGTTCTACCAATGCGGAAAGGCCATAAGAAAGCTTTCCCTAAACCGTATAATGGCTTAAAAGGTAAGCAAACAACAACTTCACAAAATGAAAATTCTGCCGGTATGATCTtaaatgatcaaatggcagattCGGTGAATATGGCTCCAAATCTCCAAGAGACTTCCTGTCAACTCCAGGACTTGGATATTGCTGTTCTTCCACAGGCAGATATCACAGTTTCTGGTGAAAATAAGTGCAGTGATAAAACTGTACAATATGTTAAACGTTCGAACTGTTTTCCCACTGATGCTAGAAGGATTCGCCTGCAGGTACTTGCAAATTCTAAGCACATTGTTCAGCCTGGTACTCCCTTAACCTTGGTTACCCCAGCACAAGTAGTTATTCCTTCAAATTGTTTGGCTCAATTAATAGAAATAAAATCTGTTAATGGAAAGCAACAATTGGTATTCAAGCTAATACCACAAGCCTCAGCAACTGCTTGCCCTGTCCTAGGCTCTGATGCATCGGGAATagcttctttttcttcacaagaaATGGAACAAGACATGAACATAAAACTTGCAAGTCGACAGAAGAGCAGTATGTCAAATAATTCACCTACATTTCTTCCAAAAAATATTGATCATAATTTACTTCCCCATTTTGATCATTTGAAAGAAGATTTTGACGCTGATCAGAATGGTATGGTAATGAATACTAAGACAATCTATTCAACTTCTCATATTTTAGATGATAAAACAAGAAGCTCTTCCACATTGGAGTTCAGAAACAAAAGTAATCCAAAATGGAAACAAAAGGTAATTACAGACCAACTACAAGTCGGAGAATCAGTCACAACTGATTCAACTTGGGCTTCACAGCAGAATGGCTTTGTATCGCCAAATATTTTGGGAAAAGCAGTGCATTGTGTTCTAGATGGCAAAACCATTGTACCTAATTTGAATCTAGATACCCAAGAGATTATTACTCAAGTTGATAATGAATCCTTAACTTTCTCCGGATCTAAGGAAATGCAGAAAAGTAAAAGCCCGTATTTAACTAATGAAGTTGCAACAGGCAAAGGACAAGAATCTGTTTCAAATGGTGAGCAAACTTTCCCATCAAGATTCAACAACACATGCCTTGAAGTCACCTCTATTAACAAAACTTTTGAAAAACCATTTGTACAGCTGCCTAAGGTTGTGCATGTGCTCCCAAAACCAGAAGTATGTTTGTGTGATAACCAATTAATGGGTTCTGGTTGCAAAACTGCAATAAGATCAGTGGAATCTTTGCCAGTCAATGGAACTGAAACCAGTACACAACTTTGTATTAAGTCATTCTCTGCATCTCCTGACACTAGTACGACTACACAGGTGCAGGTGTCTTCTGCCTCATCCAGGAATGTCACATCTTCATCTTCTCAAAACCATGGCCTTCAAGTTGCTTCTAATTTTTTACCTGTACAACCCAGACTTGTATCCAAAGATACAAATCATGCAGAGCATTTGATATGTCAGGGAACTGAAATTGTTAACAAACAACCCATTAATGAACCTTTTAAAAGTGGATTTGAAAATCAAAATATGTGTTGTACTGCAGTACAGAATTTTAGAAACATATCTACATCATACTTGCTTCCACCAGATAGTAATGAAGTCTGCCACATAGACAGTTCGCTCCATACACTGAAAAAGTGTGAAAAGAACAGAAAGATGCCAGATATGCTGTTAAATTCATTGGAACATAGGGAAACCATTGCCAATGATATCAACAAATCAGGACACAATAACCAAATATTGGTTACAAAAACACATAAGGATTTGCAAGAAAAGACTAATTGTCCTAGCTCAGCAGGAGTTTCTATCAACATGTTTACTTCTCGGTCAACTAGCAGTCTTGCCGTCATGAGCAAAGTACATGATGACAATGAACTAGGTAAAAAGGGATTTTTATCTATTAACCCAGATGCTCATTATAGTCAGGATACATTGCAAGGCATTACAGTTAATGCAGACTTAAGTGATTTTGGTAGCCATCATGATTTGGAAGGCAACAAGTCCACTGAAGACCATTTGGTTGATACAcaatggccaataatttcctcagTGTTTTCTCTTAGCTCCAGTACAGATATTCCAGATATTCAATGGGACAATGACCAAGACAGTCCTTCATTTGCTTCTGCACAGATCCTAAAACCCAATTTATGTCCCCTGATTCAGGCAGATTGTACAAATCCATCAAATATGTTTGAAGAAAGAAAATCAAATAAAGAATGCCAGATAAGTGAACAGTCACATCATAAGAATCCAGAGCATGTATCCAAATCTGGAGATGTATGCCTCAGTACCACTGCGGTTCGATCAGTGGAAAGTAGAAACCAATTTAAATTATCCAGGGATAAAAATCTGTGTCTTTCCTTATTACCGCCCGTGTCACCTATTGGGATTGAAGACAGTTCTGCACATAGATTCGAGCAGTTTGATGATGACGTTCATATGACCCAGGATGCACATGGGTTGTATTCTGGTGAATTTTCTTTAAATCAAACTAGTTCTAATGTATGTTTAGGACAGTCTCCCACAAGCTGTAATAACACAATAGTGGAGCATTCCACCCATGTCAATAGTTTTGTACAGATAAAACAATTAATTATCACACCTAGCTCTACTGAAAATTCAACAACTTCTCTGACACAGAACCAGCAAACTAAATTGGTCTCTTCCCCGAAACTAAATGTGCTGAATTTATCCCCAGATGGTATATCCATCCAAAGCAAGTCACTGCCAAACATTCCATTGTCAGAAAGATTTGGGAAACCTTCTGTTTTGCATAATATTAGTGGCAACTTTctactttcaccttctccttcagGGGAAACAAATGTTCTTGAAGAACACGTTCAGCATCAGGTTGGACTTGCAAAGGTTTGTGAACCAAATGGCAGCAGTTCTGATGGTGTTTCCTTTTATCAGAATATTTGTCATTTCTCAGACGAGGTACAAAAAGATGTGCCTATAACTAGTGCTGTGATGTCTTCCGTGAATCTGTGCCATCAGCTTAGCAGTGATAACAAAGATTCTTTGTTTTCATCAAGCACAAATTTGAAAAATGTTAACTCTGCTCATGATGCTGAGAACCATGAGCAGGTACCTCACAACCTTGGCCAAACACCGCAGCTTCCACCTACAAAACTACAGAACGTTTCACTTTCAGTGTTGTTTCCTGCAGGCAACCAAAGCAATCATACAAAAGTGCAATTAAAGCCACTTAGTAACAGCAGTAGAACACATTCTGTGTTACCTACTAGTATCAACCAGGGACATTGCGCTATACCAGTTGATGCATCTAATCAGACTAAATGTGTTAATCATCTTGTTAATTCCCAAAATACTGATGAAATTAGGAACAATAAACCAAACTGCCTTTGGGAAGGTGGGTCTAGAAGTGCCATCATGGGGCAGAATGTGCTAAATCCACTTCCTCATTTGCAAACTATGCCAGAAATTCCTTCTTTATGTACTACTGCATTTCCGGTCCATTCCATGGAACCCCAAATTAATCCTGAAAGCACACCACCACCTCATCACCAAATGAAAGACACTGACTGCACAAGACATGAAGCCACTTACAAGGTTGTTCCAAGTGGTATTGTGCTTAGAGTATTAAATGCTGCCGAAGAGTCCAAACAAAAAGCATCAGCGGTAAGATGCGAGGTTGTCAACCAGTCGCAAAAATTGAGTGAATTCTCTTCGTTGGTTTCGGAAAGCACAGCAAGAAATTCAGACATGCAGGCACCATTAGTGACAAAGAAGTGCAAAGAACCTAATTCTCTAAGTAATTCCTCTCCCAAAGCAAAACAGACATACAGGAGCTGTAATATGTCTTCTGTTTTGATTGACAAACCAAACGTATGTAATACTACTACAATTAAGTTAGTTGCTCGTCAGAAATCTCAGCAGTTGAAGGACAGCGAAGAATTGCCATTGAAACGGAAGTGTACCAGGAAAGGAAAAACAGATCAAGTACAGCATTTAAAAAatgtagagaaaaaaaacaatcttGTTCCCATTGCTACTGATACTTGTGAGTCGTTAAAGACTGCCCGCAAGCTGAGACTCAAGCCGTTTAATGACAGTCAGTTGGTGAAATGCCCTCGCCGCAATCAGCCTGTAGTTGTGTTAAATCATCCAGATGTAGATGTTCAAGAGGTAACAAATGTAATGCAAACTATAGGCAAGTACAGAGGACATGTACTGAAAGTGGTTTTATCGGAGAGAACAGTTATTTCTCTCAATTTaaagaaaaagcaacaaagaCAAGAGATTGCAAATCAAAGTATTTTACATGATAAATGGCAGAATTGCAAGGTAGTCAGTCCAGTAAAGGAAAGGCTTATGTTGAAAATGAAACTCAAAaagattcacaaaaataattATCAGATTGTGAATAATACTCAAAATGAGCATTTGCAATTTAAATTCCACTGTTGGTTTTGTGGGCGCATGTTTTGTGATCAAGAAGAATGGATTGCTCATGGACAACGTCATTTAATGGAAGCCACCCGGGACTGGAACGATGTCGCCACCATTCAAGAAACAACAGGAAATGGAACTGAAGTACTGAATGCGGAAAGGAAATCTAATCCATAA